One Pararge aegeria chromosome 1, ilParAegt1.1, whole genome shotgun sequence genomic region harbors:
- the LOC120637663 gene encoding UDP-glycosyltransferase UGT5-like, translated as MTPTLLIICFVFLITTRDCAKILAVFPTPSISHQVVFRPLMHELAKRGHEIVVITTDPAFPKGHSPQNLTEIDVHDVSYNLWNEFVTAEKGKANEAHGHVKHIFELLTSVFEEQLKSDDVQNLINDKKLKFDLVFVESCVRPALSFSYLFNVPVIEISSLGGIYGTFDTMGVPTHPLLFPIVTRQRIHNLSFLEKIFELYSQFSSERTFGLLEKSENEMLKRHFGPGIPTLRELKNNVHMLFLNIHPIWDFNRPVSQNILYLGGMHQKSEKELPKDLKTFLDSSKNGVIYMSFGTNVKPSLLPPEKVKIFTTVFSQLPYDILWKWDKDEIPGRPKNVRISKWLPQSDLLRHPKIKLFITQGGLQSTDEALTAGVPLIGVPMLGDQWFNVEKYVIHNIGIKLSIETLTDEILKSSIENVIGNTSYRQNVVKLRNIMHDQPQLSLEKAVWWTEYLLRHGSAVHLRSAASNVPWIEYYGLDIIIPLTCLIVSSLIAAVLSIHYIVFKLKYLRIKLKVN; from the exons ATGACGCCTAcgcttttaataatttgttttgtatttttaataactacacGTGATTGTGCAAAAATATTAGCCGTTTTTCCAACACCTTCCATAAGTCATCAAGTAGTTTTTCGTCCTCTTATGCACGAATTAGCTAAGCGTGGTCATGAAATTGTAGTAATTACAACAGATCCTGCATTTCCAAAAGGTCATAGTCCTCAGAATCTCACAGAAATTGATGTTCATGACGTATCCTACAATCTCTGGAATGAATTTGTGACCGCTGAAAAAGGAAAAGCAAATGAAGCGCATGGACACGTGAAACACATCTTTGAATTACTAACATCAGTATTCGAAGAGCAATTAAAATCTGATGATGTGCAAAATTTAATCAacgataaaaaactaaaatttgatCTTGTGTTTGTCGAATCATGTGTAAGACCAGCTTTGAGCTTTTCATATTTGTTTAATGTACCAGTGATAGAAATTAGCTCTCTAGGTGGCATATACGGAACATTTGACACAATGGGAGTCCCGACACATCCTCTATTATTTCCCATAGTTACTCGTCAAAGAATccataatttatcatttctagAGAAGATATTTGAACTATACAGTCAATTTTCATCTGAAAGAACATTTGGACTACTAGAAAAATCGGAAAATGAAATGTTGAAAAGGCATTTTGGTCCTGGTATACCTACGTTAAGGGAACTAAAAAACAATGTTCATATGTTATTCTTAAATATACATCCAATATGGGATTTTAATCGGCCTGtatcacaaaatattttgtatttagggGGAATGCATCAAAAATCTGAAAAGGAACTACCAAAG gatcTCAAAACATTCCTCGATTCATCTAAAAATGGAGTTATTTACATGAGTTTTGGCACAAACGTCAAACCATCACTTCTTCCGCcagaaaaagttaaaatatttactactGTATTTTCTCAACTGCCCTACGATATTTTATGGAAATGGGACAAAGATGAAATTCCAGGACGGCCCAAGAATGTAAGAATTTCCAAATGGCTTCCACAGTCTGATTTACTTc ggcatccaaaaataaagttgttcatAACACAAGGGGGTCTGCAATCAACAGATGAAGCTTTGACAGCAGGAGTGCCTCTTATCGGAGTGCCAATGCTTGGCGATCAGTGGTTCAATGTTGAAAAATACGTTATTCACAACATAGGAATAAAGCTTAGCATAGAAACACTTACGGATGAAATACTGAAAAGTTCAATAGAAAATGTAATTGGAAATACGAG CTACCGTCAAAATGTCGTCAAGCTACGTAACATAATGCATGATCAGCCGCAGTTATCATTGGAGAAGGCTGTATGGTGGACGGAATACTTGCTGCGGCACGGCAGTGCTGTTCATCTGAGGTCAGCAGCCTCAAACGTACCCTGGATAGAATATTATGGTTTAGATATCATTATACCATTAACTTGTCTTATTGTAAGTTCATTAATAGCGGCCGTTTTATCAATACATTACAttgtattcaaattaaagtaTCTTCGTATTAaacttaaagtaaattaa